The Candida orthopsilosis Co 90-125, chromosome 7 draft sequence genome has a window encoding:
- a CDS encoding Ssu81 adaptor protein (involved in activation of MAP kinase-dependent signaling pathways), translated as MGFRISNLTGDPFAMATISFGLMAWIVSLGGAAASLQNEFPHFTWWGIAYQIVIIFIIFLLYANNNIELYKFTLVGLVSIAFIYSTNSTNNLIYNSDSSGNLCCAAGCILSSILNLIWILYFGGHPESPTNQFIDSFSYRNHAHEQLGRSPALKNESYEDDLGQTQEFKRFGSSTNLPSTTSRRLSNQGSTHMLSENNNRLSSQPTSGSLRPHQAMSSAALAPNQVGTYNSSNGTRDLLSTKPTPYYNDSSTGTGTGTGTGTGTGTGTGTGTGTGTGTGTGTGTGTGITFRYKAKALYSYDANPDDINEISFVKDEILEVDDIDGKWWQARRVNGQVGICPSNYVKLIDT; from the coding sequence ATGGGATTCAGGATATCTAATCTTACGGGCGATCCATTTGCCATGGCCACCATTTCATTTGGGTTGATGGCATGGATAGTATCACTTGGAGGTGCAGCTGCATCTTTACAAAACGAATTTCCTCATTTCACATGGTGGGGTATTGCTTATCAAATTGTcataattttcatcatattcTTGTTGTATGCTAATAACAATATTGAACTTTATAAATTCACTTTGGTGGGTTTAGTCAGTATTGCATTTATTTACAGTACAAACTCAACCaataatttgatttataATTCAGATTCATCAGGTAATTTGTGTTGTGCTGCAGGTTGTATCTTGCTGagtattttgaatttgatttggataTTATATTTTGGGGGACATCCGGAATCACctacaaatcaatttattgataGTTTTAGCTACAGAAACCATGCTCATGAGCAATTGGGTCGTTCACCAGCTCTTAAGAATGAATCGTATGAAGATGATCTTGGACAAACTCAAGaattcaaaagatttggttCGAGCACCAATTTACCATCAACTACTTCCAGGCGTTTGTCTAATCAAGGCTCTACCCATATGCTCAGTGAGAATAACAATAGGTTATCATCACAACCAACTAGTGGTTCTTTGCGCCCGCATCAAGCAATGAGCTCTGCTGCTCTTGCACCAAACCAAGTCGGTACATACAACAGTAGCAATGGAACTCGTGACTTGCTTAGTACCAAACCAACACCCTACTATAATGACTCGTCCACTGGTACAGGTACCGGAACTGGAACGGGAACTGGAACGGGAACGGGAACTGGTACTGGAACGGGAACGGGAACTGGTACTGGAACTGGTACAGGAACAGGAACAGGAATCACATTTAGATACAAGGCAAAGGCATTGTACAGCTATGATGCCAATCCAGATGATATCAATGAGATTAGTTTTGTTAAAGACGAGATTTTAGAGGTTGACGATATAGACGGTAAGTGGTGGCAGGCAAGAAGAGTCAATGGACAAGTTGGTATTTGTCCATCGAACTATGTCAAGTTGATTGACACTTGA
- a CDS encoding Rbd1 rhomboid-like protein, whose translation MQRAISRHDTYYSRRHPYPAEESSDDSFDQLQTPQVNSNNSSHPYRSSSSQLPLLNINEGSQHSLPLPPVPPHSFSQRDGSLQTHPYQSSSRTLLDTNAPSKLEKQESSQTNDYELSDFSRQPTERQQDYYGNYRNPFIENAYHQSSTDLPERSATNPFEVNDEDMQEPHHKRKEPESDLEKKMRRNERNRLRTLRSKPRFHYTKLPYFTMIVTLIQVIVFIVELIKMAILTGSGFQTKPYFNPMLGPSTYLFINMGARYIPCMHRIKGVTDDTSILFPCANSTSEDTFTCSLSDLCGLSGLPTYDDGEKYAPNQWYRIFIPIFLHAGFLHIIFNLLLQLTMGASIERNIGILKYAIIYIASGISGFLLGANFTPQGIASTGASGALFGIVATNIILFIYTGRKNTNMYGTTHYKLFIFFMICEIVISLVLGLLPGLDNFSHLGGFAMGILTAVLLLKDPFWVYKDGIITYTRDPTTWQQFVNNWNPMYAYEDKLQVPFLLWCGARVVALALIIVYFALLCKNFFNDNYDSSENCKWCKYFNCIPVKGWCDIGEVTVTSGTSTPTGSASAHQTTIPTEVYSTAVYTTSVPQTTAGSSNSEGSNGEFKRQVEAFEVPIEPDSARRVASNDFKQQVGVGVGLYFTLLLFTVAFMKKKKII comes from the coding sequence ATGCAAAGAGCTATCAGTCGTCATGATACTTATTATTCCAGACGGCATCCATATCCTGCGGAGGAACTGAGTGACGATAGTTTTGATCAGTTGCAAACTCCACAAGTCAACTCAAATAACTCCTCACATCCGTATCGCAGCTCTCTGTCTCAACTTCCACTCCTAAATATTAACGAAGGTCTGCAACATTCACTCCCTTTACCACCGGTGCCACCACATAGCTTTTCACAACGTGATGGCAGTCTACAAACTCATCCTTATCAATCACTGCTGCGAACACTACTAGATACTAACGCCCCATCAAAACTCGAAAAACAGGAATCAAGCCAAACTAATGATTATGAGTTGTCTGACTTTTCGAGACAGCCTACAGAACGACAGCAGGATTATTATGGTAACTATCGAAACCcattcattgaaaatgccTACCACCAAAGCTCCACTGATTTGCCAGAACGTTCAGCAACAAATCCATTTGAGGTTAATGATGAGGATATGCAAGAACCACATCATAAGAGGAAAGAACCGGAATCtgatttggagaaaaagatGAGGCGTAATGAGAGAAATCGACTTCGTACGCTTCGAAGCAAGCCACGATTCCATTATACTAAGCTACCTTACTTTACCATGATTGTCACACTAATACAGGTTATCGTGTTTATCGTTGAACTAATAAAAATGGCAATTCTTACTGGGTCCGGATTTCAAACCAAACCATATTTCAATCCAATGTTGGGTCCATCGACATACTTATTTATAAACATGGGAGCACGTTATATTCCTTGTATGCATCGAATCAAGGGAGTCACTGATGATacatcaattctttttccaTGTGCAAACTCAACATCAGAAGATACTTTTACTTGTTCATTGAGCGATTTATGTGGATTATCAGGATTACCAACGTACGATGACGGAGAGAAATATGCACCTAATCAATGGTATAGAATTTTTATTCCTATTTTCCTACATGCCGGGTTTCTTCAcatcatattcaatttgttgttgcaattaACAATGGGTGCTTCGATTGAGAGAAATATTGGGATCTTAAAGTACGCAATCATTTATATCGCCAGTGGGATTTCTGGATTCCTTCTTGGTGCCAACTTTACACCCCAAGGGATAGCCTCAACTGGAGCTTCAGGTGCTCTTTTTGGTATAGTGGCTACAAACATAATCTTATTTATATACACGGGGAGAAAAAATACGAACATGTATGGAACTACCCATTACAAACtatttatatttttcatGATATGTGAAATTGTCATATCTTTAGTACTAGGATTACTTCCAGGACTAGACAATTTTAGTCACTTGGGTGGCTTTGCTATGGGAATACTTACTGCAGTGTTGCTACTAAAAGATCCCTTTTGGGTGTACAAAGATGGAATCATCACGTACACTCGAGACCCAACCACATGGCAACAGTTTGTCAATAATTGGAATCCCATGTATGCTTATGAAGACAAGTTGCAAGTTCCCTTTTTGCTTTGGTGCGGAGCTAGAGTTGTTGCTTTGGCTTTGAtcattgtttattttgcTCTTCTTTGCAagaactttttcaatgataatTATGATCTGTCTGAAAACTGCAAATGGTGCAAgtatttcaattgtattCCGGTTAAAGGATGGTGTGATATTGGTGAAGTTACAGTTACTTCGGGTACGTCGACTCCTACAGGATCGGCATCAGCCCATCAAACAACGATCCCAACAGAAGTATACTCAACAGCAGTGTATACGACATCTGTTCCTCAGACTACCGCGGGCAGTAGTAACAGTGAGGGTTCTAATGGTGAGTTTAAACGACAAGTTGAAGCATTTGAAGTGCCCATTGAGCCAGATAGTGCGAGAAGAGTAGCTTCCAATGACTTTAAACAGCAGGTTGGAGTCGGAGTTGGGTTGTATTTTACACTTTTGCTCTTCACTGTTGCCtttatgaagaaaaagaagattatTTAG
- a CDS encoding Srt1 protein (S. cerevisiae homolog SRT1 has dehydrodolichyl diphosphate synthase activity, has role in protein glycosylation and localizes to lipid particle) — protein MDGNRTYAKKHRLPLKEGHFAGANALVKVLECCYKVGIEQVTIYAFSLENFNRTKEEVDTLFGLLRDKLKMISDYEDSYARYNKVRIRIIGNRGFIPPDILKDLEYIEEVTKSKSSKKILNVCFPYTARDEITHAVRSVAKKRIEGKIQSREEIDTKVIESNFYFGDDVPPLDILIRTSGHTRLSDFLLWQCNTDCTIEFPDVLWPDFGFLSIMSILFKWSYYKTLQLEEDAIRGKEPQVQNTISTVLLKELPQPPPVATVSQN, from the exons ATGGATGGTAATCGAACTTATGCCAAAAAGCATAGGTTACCCTTAAAAGAGGGTCATTTTGCGGGAGCAAATGCCTTGGTCAAG GTTCTTGAATGTTGTTACAAAGTTggaattgaacaagttaCGATCTATGCTTTCTCCTTGGAGAATTTTAATCGAACTAAAGAAGAGGTTGATACATTATTTGGCTTACTTCgtgataaattgaaaatgatctCCGACTATGAAGATTCATATGCTAGATATAACAAGGTTAGAATTAGGATCATTGGCAACAGAGGGTTCATACCACCagatattttgaaagatttggaatACATTGAAGAGGTTACTAAAAGCAAGTCGTCTAAGAAAATTCTCAATGTTTGTTTCCCTTACACCGCAAGGGATGAAATCACTCATGCTGTCAGATCAGTTGCGAAAAAAAGGATTGAAGGAAAGATCCAAAGTCgtgaagaaattgacacCAAAGTTATTGAGTCAAATTTTTACTTTGGTGACGATGTGCCTCCGTTAGATATCTTGATTCGTACTAGTGGTCATACTAGATTAAGCGATTTCTTATTGTGGCAATGCAATACAGATTGCACTATTGAATTCCCTGATGTCTTATGGCCCGATTTCGGATTTTTAAGCATCATGTCAATTTTATTCAAGTGGAGTTATTACAAAACTTTACAGTTGGAAGAGGATGCCATTAGAGGTAAAGAGCCACAAGTTCAAAacacaatttcaactgtgttgttgaaagagttgccacaaccaccaccagttgCTACTGTCtctcaaaattga
- a CDS encoding Vph2 protein (S. cerevisiae homolog VPH2 has role in vacuolar proton-transporting V-type ATPase complex assembly, vacuolar acidification and localizes to endoplasmic reticulum membrane) has product MTLFELTDRLKKTIAESSFSPNAKEKLISSEYISHRELVNFYQACHPTPSLLSLIRQTKLHIPSYETYKQPKTKEFLQMMERLRLEAQESEYKKLINPAPEHTTLYDTTNQEYVSPVQAHKELKNQLTTIVNVFISVGSVSYAVWYWTASSWRLRDSYRVLLTVFFGLLVLVAEVVVYMGYLNKIEEARQKEYKKTEVKKVIKSYNLIGEEK; this is encoded by the coding sequence ATGACATTATTTGAACTTACCGATAGGCTAAAAAAGACCATTGCAGAATCCCTGTTTAGCCCAAATGCAAAGGAGAAACTAATTCTGCTGGAATACATAAGTCACCGAGAGTTAGTAAACTTTTACCAAGCATGCCATCCCACACCATCATTATTGTCATTGATCAGGCAAACAAAGCTACATATACCACTGTATGAGACTTataaacaaccaaaaaCCAAAGAGTTCTTGCAGATGATGGAGAGACTACGTCTCGAAGCACAAGAATCGGAGTACAAGAAGTTGATAAATCCCGCACCTGAACACACCACGTTGTATGATACCACCAATCAAGAATACGTATCGCCAGTTCAAGCTCAcaaggaattgaaaaatcaattgacaacCATTGTCAATGTTTTCATTAGTGTTGGTAGTGTATCATATGCTGTGTGGTATTGGACAGCGTCTAGTTGGAGATTGAGAGATAGTTATCGTGTATTGTTGACGGTGTTTTTTGGATTGTTGGTATTGGTAGCTGAAGTAGTGGTATACATGGGATACTTGAATaagattgaagaagctaGACAAAAGGAATATAAGAAAACAGAAGTAAAGAAAGTAATCAAGTCATACAACTTAATAGGAGAGGAGAAATAG
- a CDS encoding Mrps9 mitochondrial ribosomal protein S9, with translation MEKVFQKVPRHLAIPQRGQPPAMSRSLISQLNRLSLRLSKRCFSHTSIACEEIIVTTTTTTGSSDNLTFDEQLPRTNSFGRSNRPTQSYSPHQVTENLTMSELNRIRTTPTLMTFYGGNPIHENNMNHLRSLLRKYQYLPTKPLSDDELQSRKFLGYEAYKERTQSGTRVKKIHYRDLISSLNRLRVIDSQLMPIEVINTLDSYYSTSINKTALSKKIKQLDEFGRAKTQAKRKASLARIYLVKGDGSILVNGKSAVEYFTNVYARKNLVYPFQVVEQEGQYNVFAEVSGGGYTGQSEAVMYAIAKALVVFNPLLKPRLSKAGLMTSDARVVERKKPGKVKARKSPTWVKR, from the coding sequence atggaaaaagtttttcaaaaggtCCCAAGACACTTAGCAATACCACAACGAGGACAACCACCAGCCATGTCCAGATCGTTGATATCCCAGCTTAATAGGTTGAGCCTACGTTTAAGCAAGAGGTGCTTTAGTCACACATCCATTGCCTGTGAAGAAATAATTGttacaaccacaaccactACTGGATCAAGCGACAATCTCACCTTTGATGAACAACTTCCACGTACCAATTCATTCGGTAGAAGTAACAGACCTACTCAGTCCTACTCACCTCATCAAGTGACTGAGAACTTGACCATGTCTGAACTAAATAGAATACGTACTACTCCAACCTTGATGACTTTTTATGGAGGCAACCCAATTCATGAAAACAATATGAATCACTTGAGGCTGTTGTTGCGTAAATATCAATACTTGCCAACTAAACCATTAAGCGACGATGAATTACAAAGCAGAAAATTCTTGGGTTATGAAGCTTATAAAGAACGTACTCAATCGGGAACTAGAGTCAAGAAAATCCATTATCGAGATTTAATATCCAGTTTGAATCGTTTGAGAGTTATTGATTCCCAATTGATGCCTATTGAGGTGATCAATACTTTGGATAGTTACTACTCCACATCAATAAACAAGACAGCCTTGagtaaaaaaattaaacagttggatgaatttggTCGAGCTAAAACTCAAGCTAAAAGAAAAGCTTCATTGGCCAGGATTTACCTTGTTAAAGGAGATGGGTCAATCTTGGTCAATGGCAAAAGTGCAGTGGAATATTTTACGAATGTTTACGCAAGAAAGAATTTAGTTTATCCATTCcaagttgttgaacaagaagGTCAATACAATGTCTTTGCAGAAGTTAGCGGTGGTGGATATACTGGCCAAAGTGAAGCTGTCATGTATGCTATAGCTAAAGCTCTTGTTGTGTTTAAcccattgttgaaaccaAGATTATCTAAAGCTGGATTGATGACTAGTGATGCAagagttgttgaaagaaagaaacCAGGTAAGGTCAAGGCTAGAAAATCACCTACTTGGGTTAAACGTTAG
- a CDS encoding Snt1 protein (protein similar to S. cerevisiae Snt1p, which is an NAD-independent histone deacetylase), with amino-acid sequence MSSSNSTRGGGRFGYQGSKDWINSSKSRRKNFYSSSSTAAAAAEAGSAQSSNTTATPSTEASSLPNLSRRDFKSNGPGSSSLTHSKDLQPTRNGSSYSSNYYSNSGYGGYDNGLYRSDGWRKASGESRRSVGSQKPTLSGSSSGSLTSTSSPASGYKNGRYDSYTTDPSTYGPSRWKSGRSFAASSTRYSAKDRIRNGKPSLSNSYLPNSNSVPLGSSSTNSPDLFAPSSNAMGYKYYDSSKAYGSYYSSSYSKDKNSSLSQSRPPFSNPRHYKSRYGGRYGGSTLINPAEKRAKEKELEGEQDSQNDFDDNDDVDSNSNFKRNEDDTQSEVTENEERDIEIKERIARENNVADERQDEILQQAIEEKSVETSAEPESKEDSLNDVYLKKVRIETPPVIAEVDTKVKIEYDETSATDGSEDVYRYPLPEIPYKYEELKREFQQLGRDSLKYQLATPIETFFDYPFFITNYEDFHKRKRAVLTNILRERNKNIENKTSDLLNEYNKMSKKWEERRSKMEQQLRVLHPTDDEMRRELDSSDLRKQNQQQASVGNTTNTSPHVSSLDLPTVSSRRSSRRHGDLVTTEAEFQEILLTLGQQQEDPLLKAQRVAADIPDMILDPVENKEIKFMDCNNIVKDRHAWAKRVDSDFHNTFSEKEHELFTEAFCLFPKRFGAISRYMGGLRTSAECVLHYYMTKKSVNYKQLLIQRRKASKKSKRVKGAGRPKSTPQQSAAQVEGYVPAPNSAVSELNQEMASTDLGTPSELETPGMTPVTEVLGVQVEGGRKKRAIGSKTAEKRKPKTEHELNEDGQKPTEKKRRKTTKKPVLADAASKPEKKKRVNKKQAAEEAFATSGATAGVPVSNPDMTKVSIGALASNYPANIVQSEMYTGSAPINQQYVYQQSSQEPGSQLVQQQYLQQIDGQKAQSQHQYEQQFQYQQQNQQQQQQQQQQQQQQQQQQQQQQQHLYAQYQAQYQASYQSQSPSFAPQRSAPVFPSIRNLLSEQEPSAYQQVSYAPQQQQSQSQSQQQQSLPPYQQSLPHPQSSTAQQQSHRKSSIMSLLNSDDKPAAVSQQRVKTNLRDLLN; translated from the coding sequence ATGTCTTCCTCAAATTCCACTAGAGGAGGCGGCAGGTTTGGTTACCAAGGGAGTAAAGATTGGATAAATAGTAGCAAATCGCGGAGGAAGAACTTTTATTCGTCTTCATCGACTGCTGCAGCTGCTGCAGAAGCAGGATCTGCGCAGAGCTCAAATACAACCGCTACGCCGTCCACTGAAGCATCAAGCTTGCCGAATTTATCGCGACgagatttcaaaagtaatGGACCCGGATCATCATCTTTAACTCATCTGAAAGACCTACAACCTACCAGAAATGGATCTTCTTACTCATCAAACTATTATTCAAACCTGGGGTATGGTGGTTATGATAACGGTTTGTATCGATCAGATGGCTGGAGAAAAGCAAGTGGAGAATCACGACGGCTGGTGGGAAGTCAGAAACCTACATTATCTGGATCATCTTCCGGATCACTAACATCCACTTCATCACCCGCCAGTGGATATAAGAATGGACGTTACGACTCTTATACAACAGATCCAAGTACTTATGGACCAAGTAGGTGGAAGAGTGGACGTAGTTTTGCCGcctcatcaacaagatattCTGCAAAAGATAGAATAAGAAATGGAAAGCCTTCTTTGAGTAACCTGTATTTACCGAATAGCAATAGTGTACCATTGGGTTCATCATCTACAAATAGCCCCGATTTGTTTGCCCCATCATCAAATGCCATGGGATACAAATATTACGATTCTTCAAAAGCTTATGGATCATACTATTCAAGTTCATATTCTAAGGACAAAAACTCATCACTATCTCAACTGCGGCcaccattttcaaaccCAAGACACTATAAATCGAGGTACGGTGGCCGATACGGCGGCAGCACTTTGATTAACCCCGCTGAGAAAAGGGCCAAGGAAAAGGAACTTGAAGGGGAACAAGATAGtcaaaatgattttgatgacaatgatgatgttgacaGCAACTCAAATTTTAAACGAAACGAGGATGACACTCAAAGTGAAGTTACCGAAAATGAAGAACgagatattgaaatcaaagaacGTATAGCTCGTGAGAATAATGTAGCAGATGAAAGACAGGACGAAATATTGCAACAAgctattgaagaaaagcTGGTGGAAACTTCTGCTGAACCAGAACTGAAAGAGGATTCGTTGAATGATGTTTACTTGAAGAAAGTACGAATTGAGACGCCCCCAGTAATAGCCGAGGTCGATACTAAGGTGAAGATTGAGTATGATGAGACAAGTGCAACTGATGGATCCGAGGATGTGTACCGGTACCCACTTCCTGAAATACCTTACAAGtatgaagaattgaaacgAGAATTTCAGCAATTGGGGAGAGATTCGTTGAAGTACCAATTAGCCACCccaattgaaacattttTTGACTACCCATTTTTTATCACCAATTACGAAGATTTCCATAAAAGGAAAAGAGCAGTTCTCACAAATATATTACGCGAAAGGaacaaaaatattgaaaacaaaacttcagacttgttgaatgaatatAATAAAATGCTGAAGAAGTGGGAAGAACGAAGACTGAAGATGGAACAACAGCTTCGAGTATTACACCCGACCGACGACGAAATGAGAAGAGAACTTGATTCCAGCGATTTGAGGaagcaaaatcaacaacaagcatCAGTTGGAAATACAACCAATACATCACCACATGTTAGCTCGCTTGACTTGCCTACAGTGTCCAGTCGACGTAGCAGTAGAAGGCATGGTGATTTGGTGACCACAGAGGCAGAATTCCAAGAGATCTTACTTACCTTGGGTCAGCAACAAGAAGATCCTCTTTTGAAAGCCCAAAGAGTGGCTGCAGATATTCCTGACATGATTTTGGACCCAGTTGAAAATAAGGAAATAAAATTTATGGATTGCAACAATATAGTCAAGGATAGACACGCATGGGCAAAGAGGGTTGACTCAGACTTTCACAATACTTTTTCAGAAAAGGAACATGAGTTATTTACTGAGgcattttgtttgtttccaAAACGGTTTGGAGCTATTTCACGGTACATGGGTGGTTTACGAACTTCCGCAGAGTGTGTTCTTCATTACTATATGACTAAAAAGAGTGTAAACTACAAGCAGTTGTTAATCCAACGTCGCAAAGCAAGTAAGAAGAGCAAGAGAGTTAAAGGTGCAGGCCGACCAAAATCTACACCTCAACAATCTGCTGCTCAAGTTGAAGGCTATGTTCCAGCTCCCAATAGTGCAGTGTCAGAACTTAATCAGGAAATGGCTTCTACAGACCTTGGAACTCCTAGTGAATTAGAAACTCCTGGAATGACGCCAGTTACTGAAGTTCTTGGAGTGCAAGTAGAGGGAGGCCGTAAAAAACGGGCAATTGGATCTAAAACTGCGGAGAAGAGGAAGCCAAAGACCGAACATGAACTTAATGAAGACGGCCAAAAGCCAACTGAAAAGAAACGTAGAAAAACTACAAAGAAACCAGTTTTAGCTGATGCTGCTTCAAAGCcagaaaaaaagaagagggTCAACAAGAAACAAGCCGCCGAAGAAGCCTTTGCTACAAGTGGAGCAACAGCGGGTGTTCCTGTATCCAATCCAGATATGACCAAGGTTTCTATTGGTGCATTGGCTCTGAATTACCCTGCAAACATTGTGCAATCTGAGATGTATACTGGGTCTGCCCCAATTAACCAACAATATGTCTATCAGCAGCTGCTGCAAGAACCAGGTTCACAACTCGTTCAACAGCAGTATTTGCAGCAGATTGACGGGCAGAAGGCTCAATCTCAACACCAATATGAGCAACAGTTTCAGTACCAACAAcagaatcaacaacaacaacaacaacaacaacaacaacaacaacaacaacaacaacagcagcagcagcagcagcaacatCTATACGCTCAATATCAGGCACAGTATCAAGCATCTTATCAATCACAGCTGCCATCCTTTGCTCCTCAACGTTCAGCACCAGTATTTCCATCAATTCGGAACCTTCTCTCGGAGCAAGAGCCATCAGCATACCAACAAGTCAGCTATGCACcacagcagcagcaactgCAACTGcaactgcaacaacaacagtcgCTACCACCATATCAACAATCCCTCCCACATCCGCAATCATCAACagctcaacaacaatcacatCGCAAGAGTTCCATTATGAGTCTTTTGAACTCAGATGATAAACCAGCCGCTGTATCTCAACAAAGAGTCAAGACTAATTTACGTGATTTATTAAATTGA
- a CDS encoding Cdc6 ATP-binding protein (involved in DNA replication), whose product MPLTPISTPTKKRTIRDISNTYHDNNVELPLTPTKTPAKKRRLGVDFQQDDEPSCKKKLVFTPASSPVKPPLTPKSSIFGETSVYSQAKALFQRGSRGEEMNGNLQLPSREKEAALINDFISKNLELNQSNSLYISGPPGTGKTAQVNLSLQKYETNEQVEIVRINCMTLRNPESIFHEIYASLVNQMSISFTKKKNFDDFYQIVDSKNKFNHIVLFLDELDSLLTSNQQVLFKLFQLSNSQSKVTTQTKVILIGISNTLDLNNKFLPKLFTNNMIPESVQFLPYSASQIKSIISAKLRKFSNNIFHPVALQFCCQKAASISGDLRKAFDICYKSIELVEMEQRNKFIDNTNVKPVMISHVAKVCAESFTSNTTLATLSVLHKSILCQLFHFQLLKPSITINMFYDYYQKQQYHHQMSSNLLGSVKSSEFLEILTMLESNNCIVMESSGSRNNNNDNSNKLIKLNVDYDELVKSVEDIGFLKKFLKHSRGTL is encoded by the coding sequence ATGCCTTTGACTCCTATATCCACACCAACTAAAAAAAGAACCATTAGAGATATATCAAACACATACCATGATAACAATGTTGAACTACCTTTAACTCCTACGAAGACTCCCGCCAAGAAGCGGAGACTCGGTGTCGACTTTCAGCAAGATGATGAACCTTCGTGTAAAAAAAAGTTGGTTTTTACTCCCGCATCATCACCAGTGAAACCTCCATTGACACCAAAATCATCCATATTTGGAGAAACTTCAGTATATTCACAAGCAAAAGCATTGTTTCAAAGAGGTAGTAGGGGTGAAGAAATGAATGGCAATTTACAGCTACCTAGCCGTGAGAAAGAAGCTGCCctcatcaatgattttatactgaaaaatttggaattaAACCAATCAAATAGTCTTTATATATCGGGACCACCAGGAACTGGGAAAACGGCACAAGTGAATTTGAGTTTACAAAAATACGAAACCAATGAGCAAGTGGAAATCGTACGAATCAATTGTATGACTTTAAGAAATCCTGAACTGATTTTCCATGAAATATATGCATCATTAGTCAATCAAATGAGTATATCATTTACTAAAAAAAAGAactttgatgatttttatcaaattgtgGATAGTAAGAACAAGTTTAACCAcattgttttgtttcttgatgaattggattcaTTATTGACTAGTAATCAACAAgtattgttcaaattaTTTCAATTATCCAACTCACAAAGTAAGGTAACTACCCAAACTAAAGTGATATTAATTGGTATTTCCAACACCCTTGATTTAAATAACAAGTTCCTCCCCAAATTATTCACCAATAATATGATTCCTGAATCAGTACAATTCTTACCATACTCGGCATCACAAATTAAATCTATCATACTGGCCAAATTGAGAAAGTTTTCTAATAATATTTTCCATCCTGTTGCATTACAATTTTGCTGTCAAAAAGCAGCTTCCATATCGGGAGATTTGCGTAAAgcatttgatatttgttATAAAAGTATTGAGCTAGTGGAGATGgaacaaagaaataaatTCATAGACAATACAAATGTGAAACCGGTCATGATCTCGCATGTTGCCAAAGTATGTGCTGAATCATTCACTAGTAATACAACATTGGCCACACTTAGCGTGTTGCATAAATCAATATTGTGTCAATTATTCCACTTCCAATTGTTAAAGCCTAGTATTACAATTAATATGTTTTACGACTATTaccaaaaacaacaatatcatcatcaaatgctGCTGAATCTTTTGGGTAGTGTTAAATCTAGTGagtttttggaaatattgACAATGTTGGAGAGTAATAATTGCATTGTTATGGAATCACTGGGCTCTAGGAATAATAACAATGATAATAGTAATAAGttgattaaattgaatgttgattatgatgaattggTGAAATctgttgaagatattggaTTCTTAAAGAAATTCTTGAAACATTCAAGAGGTACCTTGTAA